One genomic window of Lytechinus variegatus isolate NC3 chromosome 1, Lvar_3.0, whole genome shotgun sequence includes the following:
- the LOC121409092 gene encoding uncharacterized protein LOC121409092 isoform X1, with translation MPQEKSIKLHDIRQLSDSQFIVTSQTSQDRGYDVDMELGHCSCHAGKTGAPCKHQAAVVKHFNVSSTNFVPVNDPQSRLLLYKIATDDDQLLEQFQNMHDDLCTKMKQSPDLYRPAIRAMLASYRGIKTDTHLVSALHTFGKYSGAAMTVRKRGLAAKNAAVRHLNLKGSKKIGVQPTSTARRCHMGRGASRLHAGRPPKSLRIQEHGYSRLSSSQSSAVVPLMRRRRAPAPHSLSHVVSLNQALGKTHSAK, from the exons ATGCCCCAGGAGAAATCAATCAAGCTCCATGACATCAGACAG CTCTCAGACTCCCAGTTCATCGTAACAAGTCAGACTTCGCAAGACAGGGGGTACGATGTCGATATGGAACTTGGACACTGTTCTTGTCATGCTGGGAAGACTGGAGCCCCCTGCAAACACCAGGCAGCAGTGGTGAAACATTTCAATGTTTCTTCGACAAACTTTGTCCCAGTCAATGACCCGCAGTCAAGACTACTGCTGTATAAGATCGCAACAG ATGATGACCAGCTCCTAGAACAATTCCAGAATATGCATGATGACCTGTGCACCAAGATGAAACAGTCACCAGACCTCTATAGACCCGCCATAAGGGCCATGCTGGCCAGCTACAGAGGTATCAAGACTGATACGCATCTGGTATCAGCACTGCATACCTTTGGGAAGTATTCTGGGGCTGCCATGACAGTTAGGAAACGAGGTCTGGCAGCAAAAAATGCTGCAGTAAGACATTTGAACCTGAAAGGTTCCAAAAAGATCGGTGTCCAACCCACATCAACTGCTCGAAGGTGCCACATGGGACGTGGAGCAAGTCGACTACATGCAGGACGGCCACCCAAGTCGTTGCGCATCCAGGAGCATGGCTATTCCCGACTGTCTTCATCCCAGTCATCAGCTGTCGTGCCGCTAATGAGGAGGAGAAGAGCACCTGCTCCTCACAGTTTGAGCCATGTTGTGTCGCTTAACCAAGCACTGGGGAAGACGCACAGTGCTAAATAG
- the LOC121409092 gene encoding uncharacterized protein LOC121409092 isoform X2 codes for MTQPSVSGDISIMDASFPAEPVIDEMESIPTSQIDPNPAVASLRAQAAAQNHFDLRGSTRSAQTSSSTNDDDQLLEQFQNMHDDLCTKMKQSPDLYRPAIRAMLASYRGIKTDTHLVSALHTFGKYSGAAMTVRKRGLAAKNAAVRHLNLKGSKKIGVQPTSTARRCHMGRGASRLHAGRPPKSLRIQEHGYSRLSSSQSSAVVPLMRRRRAPAPHSLSHVVSLNQALGKTHSAK; via the exons ATGACCCAGCCCTCAGTATCAGGAGATATTTCCATCATGGATGCTAGCTTCCCAGCAGAACCAGTAATAGATGAGATGGAATCTATTCCTACAAGCCAAATTGATCCCAATCCTGCTGTTGCAAGTCTGCGTGCACAAGCAGCTGCTCAGAACCACTTTGATCTTCGAGGCTCGACAAGATCAGCACAAACATCTTCCAGCACCAATG ATGATGACCAGCTCCTAGAACAATTCCAGAATATGCATGATGACCTGTGCACCAAGATGAAACAGTCACCAGACCTCTATAGACCCGCCATAAGGGCCATGCTGGCCAGCTACAGAGGTATCAAGACTGATACGCATCTGGTATCAGCACTGCATACCTTTGGGAAGTATTCTGGGGCTGCCATGACAGTTAGGAAACGAGGTCTGGCAGCAAAAAATGCTGCAGTAAGACATTTGAACCTGAAAGGTTCCAAAAAGATCGGTGTCCAACCCACATCAACTGCTCGAAGGTGCCACATGGGACGTGGAGCAAGTCGACTACATGCAGGACGGCCACCCAAGTCGTTGCGCATCCAGGAGCATGGCTATTCCCGACTGTCTTCATCCCAGTCATCAGCTGTCGTGCCGCTAATGAGGAGGAGAAGAGCACCTGCTCCTCACAGTTTGAGCCATGTTGTGTCGCTTAACCAAGCACTGGGGAAGACGCACAGTGCTAAATAG